In the Telopea speciosissima isolate NSW1024214 ecotype Mountain lineage chromosome 2, Tspe_v1, whole genome shotgun sequence genome, one interval contains:
- the LOC122650885 gene encoding uncharacterized protein LOC122650885, whose product MTPRPTYRKPYPEYFDVVDLGRNPKIPEFTKFSGEDKVSTIEHIAHFIVQCGNLDGLEAAKLRLFPNSLTGLTFTWYFNLPANSNQSWQEMEELFHTQFYRTEPEITIGDLAKLTQESGEAVDGFITRFKTAKYKCLSTLPETEYARMALGGLSFELRKRFAGNSEQKQVDYIELDVDAVEIAEGKSYVCKALVRPNDQARQAEPPKTAPQRTFDSKVTYSFDISKAELIFDQLLKDKQIKLLPGH is encoded by the exons ATGACCCCACGTCCTACTTACAGGAAGCCTTACCCTGAGTACTTTGATGTGGTGGACCTCGGAAGGAACCCTAAGATTCCAGAATTCACCAAGTTCTCAGGTGAGGATAAGGTATCCACCATTGAACACATTGCCCACTTTATAGTCCAATGTGGTAATTTGGACGGACTGGAAGCAGCCAAGCTTAGGTTGTTCCCCAACTCCCTTACAGGGTTGACCTTCACTTGGTACTTCAATCTACCCGCCAACTCGAACCAAAGTTGGCAGGAGATGGAGGAGCTCTTTCACACTCAGTTCTACCGGACTGAGCCTGAGATCACCATAGGGGACCTGGCCAAACTGACCCAAGAATCAGGTGAGGCCGTCGATGGGTTTATTACCCGGTTCAAGACGGCCAAGTacaaatgcctatccaccttgCCCGAAACCGAATATGCAAGGATGGCCTTGGGAGGGCTCAGTTTTGAGCTTCGGAAAAGGTTTGCTG GAAACAGTGAGCAGAAACAGGTCGACTACATAGAGCTTGATGTAGACGCTGTGGAAATCGCAGAAGGAAAATCCTATGTATGTAAAGCTCTGGTCAGGCCGAATGATCAGGCCAGGCAGGCTGAGCCACCTAAGACTGCTCCTCAAAGGACCtttgattcgaaggtaacgtACTCCTTCGACATTTCAAAGGCCGAATTGATCTTTGATCAGCTGCTCAAGGACAAGCAGATCAAGTTGCTACCTGGCCACTAG